In Triticum urartu cultivar G1812 chromosome 6, Tu2.1, whole genome shotgun sequence, the following proteins share a genomic window:
- the LOC125515562 gene encoding uncharacterized protein LOC125515562: MEPRPPPSPSPPQASPSSAVRVLSRAPPPASAPSPAAAASPPHDGGVVVVGFVGGAGSAAARLADRILDAPVFSPGGSARALAGGVRYHRDGDKRMVFLHLASPPPPPPREAGGGSTGDLPEMLFMFSVCHVIIFLQEGFRFDTQILKSFRLLQSSKHAFAPFVRSLVAPGTPSKAAPSGTPGTPSKATPSGTPTRPTRRASSISPPARRGGHSGRQPSAISLMSGTGSHASVLPGQCIPVVLFVFEDDIIDGPSAATSLDDMGETSSSNQASGTSKGSGSVVMLARPASKTEGSFTKKLHLSLEGQIRLLLKRCRTLTGLESSGHNGPRGAGNMSHIPLFSLDASRVVALLDRSINKKREPLDIIAGLFEDSFSSKSSLDVASLENNCQSANHEDVQLIKDFIFRQSDGLRGKGGYSGNASAGSVAGVGMVAAAAAAAAASASSGKPVSVPDLPSFDKWFSISTSILSGLISAKDGIDNSESMRGSSTHTSSGLKNEQSSAIETALSCLESNKGLNMKFSSSWCQKVLPVAKEVYLKDLPDFYPTSVHEVQLQKALRSFHSTVKGPAVKVFSKKLEDVCKTIWEAGRQQCDAVSLTGRPCKHQRHGKLSSSDAVEQHSSGYVFLHACACGRSRRLRDDPFDFETANVSFNCFSNCEDLLPTLVLPRGVDASSFPASSWRLVRLGGARYYKPTKGLLQAGFCSKDKYLLKWTISLGKGQGKNGTHAATKSSSMTSNVNPQIPPAVSREVKSITNQVAPEIRSAKLENPRKQPEVQSTNNSAISFGKGHPNFTMKKPFAEVVAGSTTKDSEFPALQLKRPPKPASRKDERQVSVAEQTNGRINAALSQGPVAENESEKMTKNMSSETADGKPFLQIGSNIVPVTVGNETKEAAQTVQQFVVYVGFEHECSYGHRFLLSEKYLKEIDYERSYQNNESESKHSSQKLPPNASKSAATTVNGNNGRKANRPMESSGRNSRQQLLQPGVDGETLRPAHIPSDPRNVRKGEHSLQYVTADDGGEAYSLLNRNLPIYMHCPHCKSSDGKGHQDVKAAGAVSQLQRIFIVTPDFPVLLASCPVVQFERSCLPSNVSDRDQQGSFSLGCRVLLPPESFLTLRLPFVYGAETRDGSTSPLKHLEQQPELTAWLVGGTALQIVSAGHVAEKEANVP, from the exons ATGGAGCCgcggccgccgccgtcgccgtcgccgcctcaGGCGTCCCCCTCCTCCGCCGTGCGGGTCCTCTCCCGCGCGCCTCCCCCCGCCTCCGCCCCCTCGCCGGCCgcggccgcctcgccgccgcacGACGGCGGCGTGGTCGTCGTCGGCTTCGTGGGCGGCGCGGGGAGCGCCGCCGCGCGCCTCGCGGACCGGATCCTCGACGCCCCCGTCTTCTCCCCCGGCGGCTCGGCCAGGGCCCTCGCCGGGGGCGTCAGGTACCACCGCGACGGGGACAAGAGGATGGTCTTCCTCCACCTCGCCTCCCCTCCCCCGCCCCCGCCGCGGGAGGCGGGCGGCGGGAGCACCGGCGACCTCCCGGAGATGCTCTTCATGTTCTCG GTATGCCATGTAATAATATTTCTCCAAGAAGGCTTCCGGTTCGACACGCAGATCTTGAAGAGTTTTAGGCTGCTGCAATCTTCGAAGCATGCTTTTGCACCATTTGTGAGATCACTAGTAGCACCGGGAACACCATCCAAAGCTGCCCCTTCTGGCACACCAGGGACACCATCCAAAGCTACCCCTTCTGGCACCCCGACTCGGCCTACCCGCAGGGCTTCATCAATCTCCCCTCCGGCACGCCGTGGAGGCCATTCAGGCCGCCAGCCCTCAGCCATCTCGTTGATGTCAGGAACCGGTTCCCATGCTTCTGTGTTGCCAGGCCAATGCATCCCTGTTGTCCTCTTTGTCTTTGAGGATGATATCATTGATGGTCCAAGTGCTGCAACAAGTTTGGATGATATGGGGGAGACATCTTCATCAAATCAGGCTTCTGGCACTTCAAAAGGTTCTGGCTCAGTGGTAATGCTCGCCCGACCTGCCAGCAAAACTGAGGGTAGTTTCACAAAGAAGCTGCATTTGTCTCTGGAAGGTCAGATCCGGTTGTTGCTGAAGAGGTGCCGGACACTTACCGGTCTGGAGTCGTCAGGGCATAATGGTCCAAGGGGTGCTGGTAACATGAGCCATATTCCTTTGTTCTCACTTGATGCATCCAGAGTTGTTGCCCTGTTGGACCGCTCAATTAATAAGAAACGGGAGCCACTGGATATCATCGCAGGACTGTTTGAAGATTCTTTCAGCTCCAAGTCATCGTTGGATGTCGCTTCATTAGAAAATAACTGCCAATCTGCAAACCACGAAGATGTTCAGTTGATCAAGGATTTTATATTTCGGCAGTCCGATGGACTGAGAGGGAAAGGCGGGTATTCAGGCAATGCGTCTGCTGGCTCTGTTGCTGGTGTCGGTATGGTGGCTGCggcagcagctgcagcagctgcGTCCGCATCATCTGGGAAGCCAGTTAGTGTTCCTGATCTCCCTAGTTTTGATAAATGGTTCTCCATTAGTACATCTATTCTATCTGGACTGATTAGTGCAAAAGATGGGATCGATAATTCCGAAAGTATGAGGGGATCATCTACTCATACAAGTTCTGGTTTGAAGAATGAACAATCTAGTGCTATTGAAACTGCTTTATCTTGCTTGGAAAGCAACAAGGGGCTTAACATGAAATTTTCCTCATCATGGTGCCAAAAGGTGCTTCCAGTTGCTAAGGAGGTGTACTTGAAAGATTTGCCTGACTTTTACCCAACTAGCGTGCATGAAGTGCAGCTACAGAAAGCATTGAGATCCTTTCACTCAACAGTCAAAGGACCGGCTGTCAAGGTATTCTCCAAGAAGCTAGAAGATGTATGCAAGACAATCTGGGAAGCTGGAAGGCAGCAATGCGATGCTGTCAGCCTTACTGGCAGGCCATGCAAGCACCAGCGTCATGGTAAATTATCTTCATCAGATGCTGTCGAACAGCATTCTAGTGGTTACGTCTTCCTCCATGCATGTGCCTGTGGACGGTCACGTCGCCTTAGAGATGATCCTTTTGACTTTGAGACAGCCAATGTATCATTTAACTGCTTCTCCAATTGTGAAGATCTACTACCCACCCTTGTGCTACCGAGGGGGGTTGATGCTAGTTCATTTCCGGCATCCTCTTGGCGTTTGGTGCGCCTTGGAGGAGCAAGATATTACAAGCCAACGAAAGGGTTGCTCCAAGCTGGATTTTGCTCAAAGGACAAGTATCTTTTGAAGTGGACAATATCTCTTGGCAAAGGACAAGGAAAAAATGGCACCCATGCTGCCACTAAATCTTCCTCCATGACATCTAATGTGAACCCCCAGATTCCACCTGCTGTTTCTAGAGAAGTAAAGTCCATTACAAACCAAGTCGCACCAGAAATTAGATCTGCGAAGCTTGAAAATCCCAGAAAACAACCTGAAGTGCAATCAACGAACAACTCAGCTATCAGTTTTGGTAAAGGTCATCCAAATTTTACTATGAAAAAGCCTTTCGCTGAAGTTGTTGCTGGCAGCACAACTAAAGATTCTGAGTTTCCTGCTCTCCAGCTGAAGAGACCACCAAAACCTGCTAGCCGAAAAGATGAACGGCAAGTGAGCGTAGCAGAACAGACTAATGGCCGAATCAATGCAGCTCTCAGTCAAGGACCTGTAGCTGAAAATGAATCTGAGAAGATGACCAAAAATATGAGCAGTGAAACTGCTGATGGGAAGCCCTTTCTACAGATCGGGAGCAACATAGTGCCAGTTACTGTTGGAAATGAGACTAAAGAAGCTGCTCAAACCGTACAACAGTTTGTAGTATATGTGGGATTTGAGCATGAGTGCTCGTACGGTCACCGTTTCTTACTGTCAGAGAAGTATCTTAAGGAAATTGATTATGAAAGATCCTATCAAAACAATGAATCAGAAAGTAAGCATAGTTCACAAAAGTTGCCCCCAAATGCATCTAAGTCGGCAGCAactacagtaaatggaaacaatGGGCGGAAAGCCAATAGGCCAATGGAATCATCAGGGAGAAATAGCAGGCAGCAATTGCTTCAGCCTGGCGTTGATGGGGAGACGTTGCGGCCTGCTCACATTCCTTCAGATCCACGTAATGTCAGAAAGGGAGAGCATTCTCTTCAATACGTTACAGCCGATGATGGTGGAGAAGCATATTCACTGTTGAACAGAAATCTGCCGATATATATGCACTGCCCACATTGCAAGAGCTCAGACGGGAAGGGGCATCAAGATGTAAAGGCTGCTGGTGCTGTGTCACAACTTCAACGGATTTTTATC GTGACACCTGATTTCCCTGTCCTGTTGGCTAGCTGCCCAGTTGTACAGTTTGAG AGGTCATGTCTGCCATCAAATGTATCTGACCGTGATCAACAAGGATCGTTCAGTCTTGGATGCCGAGTTCTCCTTCCACCCGAGAGCTTTCTTACCCTGCGGCTTCCATTCGTATACGGTGCCGAGACAAGGGATGGAAGCACATCCCCCCTCAAACACCTCGAGCAGCAACCAGAGCTGACAGCATGGCTCGTCGGAGGCACAGCTTTGCAGATCGTGTCAGCCGGGCACGTCGCCGAGAAAGAAGCCAACGTGCCGTGA
- the LOC125513111 gene encoding rop guanine nucleotide exchange factor 3-like, which translates to MGDSSAFPGFHSQYSYDRDYARPLFRVASFSSERGGDEHQHMARTASFKVTAAPSRLSQAMSKLSMKKLQQAVDERSVEDEEMELMKEKYTKLLLGEDMSGGGKGVCTAVAISNAITNLYATVFGTCHRLQSLPPEKRSMWNREMDCLLSICEYIVEFAPTVQARPDGSTHDVMATSPRSDILMNLPALEKLETMLLGILDSFDKAEFWYADQRKQSFSETKKPSFKRNEDKWWLPEPCVPESGLSDSLHRELQHKRDQASQIHKMAMEINNAILSEMQIPSSYIETLPKTGKVGTGDAIYRYMSSGDQFSPDHLLDFLNLSSEHEALEVADRVEAAMYVWRRKASMTHVVTKWENVTELNADGDKNLILASRARSLLLCLKQRFPGLSQTTLDTSKIHYNKDIGQAILESYSRVLESLAYSIVSWIDDVLLADENAKQGNSTRIQKQVFSQVSPQR; encoded by the exons ATGGGCGACAGCTCGGCGTTCCCGGGCTTCCACAGCCAGTACAGCTACGACCGCGACTACGCGCGCCCGCTCTTCCGCGTCGCTTCCTTCTCCTCCGAGAGAGGCGGCGACGAGCACCAGCACATGGCCCGCACGGCGTCCTTCAAGGTGACCGCGGCGCCGTCGCGCCTCTCACAGGCGATGAGCAAGCTGAGCATGAAGAAGCTGCAGCAGGCCGTCGACGAGAGGTCCGTGGAAGACGAAG AAATGGAGCTGATGAAGGAGAAGTACACCAAGCTGCTTCTCGGGgaggacatgtccggcggcggcaaGGGCGTCTGCACCGCCGTCGCCATCTCCAACGCCATCACCAACCTATATG CAACTGTGTTTGGGACCTGCCACAGGTTGCAGTCACTGCCCCCTGAGAAGAGATCAATGTGGAACCGGGAGATGGACTgcctcctctccatctgcgagtACATCGTCGAGTTCGCACCAACGGTCCAGGCCAGGCCCGACGGAAGCACCCACGAT GTGATGGCAACCTCGCCGCGATCAGACATTCTGATGAACCTCCCCGCACTGGAGAAGCTAGAAACCATGCTCCTT GGCATATTGGACAGCTTTGACAAGGCGGAGTTCTGGTACGCGGACCAGAGGAAGCAGTCCTTCAGCGAAACCAAGAAGCCGTCGTTCAAGCGCAACGAGGACAAGTGGTGGTTGCCCGAGCCATGCGTGCCGGAATCAGGCCTCTCCGACTCTCTGCACCGTGAGCTGCAGCACAAGAGGGACCAGGCTAGCCAGATCCACAAGATGGCCATGGAGATCAACAACGCCATCCTCTCCGAAATGCAAATCCCGTCCTCATACATTGAAACGCTTCCCAAG ACCGGGAAAGTCGGGACAGGCGACGCCATATACCGGTACATGTCCTCGGGGGATCAGTTTTCACCGGATCACCTCCTCGACTTCCTCAACTTGAGCTCCGAGCATGAGGCGCTCGAGGTCGCCGACCGTGTCGAGGCTGCAATGTATGTGTGGAGAAGGAAAGCTAGCATGACCCACGTGGTGACCAAATGGGAgaatgtcaccgagctgaatgccGATGGGGACAAGAACTTGATCCTGGCAAGCAGGGCCAGGAGCCTGCTGCTGTGCTTGAAACAAAGGTTTCCAGGCCTCTCACAGACTACCCTCGACACAAGCAAGATTCACTACAATAAG GACATTGGACAGGCAATACTTGAAAGCTACTCAAGGGTGCTCGAAAGCTTGGCCTACAGTATTGTCTCATGGATAGATGATGTTCTCCTTGCAGACGAAAATGCAAAGCAAGGGAATAGCACCAGAATACAGAAGCAAGTATTCAGCCAGGTCTCTCCTCAACGCTGA
- the LOC125515563 gene encoding nicotinate N-methyltransferase 1-like: MDRTALAHSHHSTSSKMSLTPTQPPAAEPATAEMSPPEARLAMMELANMIAVPMALTAVIRLGVPAAVWAGGANAPLSAAQLLPPGHPDPSVLERLLRLLASRGVFSEHAADGRPERRYALTAVGRTLVPSGPSGASYADYVLQHHQDALVLAWPRLHEAVLDPAGPEPFARAHAGVPAYAYYGQDRGANEVMLRAMTGVSEPFMEALLDGYEGGFEGVATLVDVGGSSGACLEMIMRRVPTIREGVNFDLPDVVAAAPTIAGVKHVGGDMFKSIPSGDAIFMKWVLTTWTNDECTAILKKCHEALPEGGKLIACEPVVPETTDASTRTRALLENDIFVMTTYRTQGRERAEEEFRQLGLTAGFTSFRALYLDPFYAVLEYVK, from the exons ATGGACCGGACGGCACTCGCTCACTCCCACCACTCCACCTCATCGAAAATGTCGTTGACGCCGACCCAGCCGCCGGCAGCCGAGCCCGCCACCGCGGAGATGTCGCCGCCGGAGGCGCGGCTGGCGATGATGGAGCTGGCCAACATGATCGCCGTCCCGATGGCGCTGACGGCCGTCATCCGGCTGGGCGTGCCGGCCGCGGTGTGGGCGGGCGGCGCCAACGCGCCGCTCTCGGCCGCGCAGCTGCTCCCGCCGGGCCACCCGGACCCCTCCGTCCTCGAGCGGCTCCTCCGCCTGCTCGCCTCCCGCGGCGTCTTCTCCGAGCACGCAGCCGACGGCCGCCCGGAGCGCCGGTACGCGCTGACGGCCGTGGGGCGCACCCTGGTGCCCTCGGGGCCCTCCGGCGCGTCGTACGCCGACTACGTGCTGCAGCACCACCAGGACGCGCTGGTGCTGGCGTGGCCGCGTCTCCACGAGGCCGTGCTCGACCCCGCCGGGCCCGAGCCCTTCGCGCGCGCCCACGCCGGCGTCCCCGCCTACGCCTACTACGGCCAGGACCGGGGCGCGAACGAGGTGATGCTCCGCGCCATGACCGGCGTGTCGGAGCCGTTCATGGAGGCGCTGCTGGACGGGTACGAGGGCGGGTTCGAGGGCGTGGCCACGCTGGTCGACGTCGGCGGCAGCTCCGGCGCCTGCCTGGAGATGATCATGCGCCGGGTGCCCACCATCCGGGAGGGCGTCAACTTCGACCTGCCCGACGTCGTCGCCGCCGCGCCCACCATCGCCG GAGTGAAGCATGTGGGTGGAGACATGTTCAAGTCCATCCCCTCCGGCGACGCCATCTTCATGAAG TGGGTTCTCACGACGTGGACCAACGACGAGTGCACGGCGATCCTCAAGAAATGCCACGAGGCGCTGCCGGAGGGCGGGAAGCTCATCGCGTGCGAGCCCGTGGTGCCGGAGACGACGGACGCCAGCACGAGGACGAGGGCGCTGCTGGAGAACGACATCTTCGTCATGACCACCTACCGGACCCAGGGGAGGGAACGGGCCGAGGAGGAGTTCCGGCAGCTCGGCCTCACCGCCGGCTTCACCAGCTTCCGGGCCCTCTACCTGGATCCGTTCTACGCGGTTCTCGAGTATGTCAAGTGA
- the LOC125515564 gene encoding uncharacterized protein LOC125515564, protein MVCVACLIPLFLIPFVNALPYLFDLLLSKVYRMLGWEYRRPERVPAACPFKPAANKTEGVAGESKPVANPHVASANPLVEPQSATTEMKKDD, encoded by the exons ATG GTGTGCGTGGCGTGCCTGATCCCGCTCTTCCTCATCCCCTTCGTCAACGCGCTCCCCTACCTCTTCGACCTCCTCCTC AGCAAGGTTTATCGCATGCTTGGATGGGAATACAGGAGGCCCGAGAGAGTCCCAGCTGCCTGCCCGTTCAAGCCTGCAGCAAACAAGACTGAA GGTGTGGCGGGTGAATCAAAACCAGTAGCAAATCCTCATGTTGCAAGTGCAAATCCTCTGGTGGAACCCCAGAGTGCTACCACAGAAATGAAGAAAGATGATTAG
- the LOC125515565 gene encoding FHA domain-containing protein DDL-like, translating to MASTVDRRDQSSRRSGHTRSRSPARERVSPPRKQSPPARRERSRPERTGSPRRSGHTRSRSPARERVSPPRKHSPSARRERSHAERSGSPRRRSPVKASLSHRERSPQREKVKERVRSPKHARSPSPAGKRESRSLSPRSKRLRRAQAEREGADVTEGDRRRPPSSEDRGTRKHRERDEGRDASRDRKVELKDDRSAFTGRRLDDDNDGRGHSRDRRTDRDDRSGASREARSGRDDDRHDSRGKRSDPDRKGGFREQRTDQSPRRDSVRDRMADRDENNGGSGRSSRRGRSGSPEEHRHRGRHESHTSPRASRSAAHREDTSSRLDVASRSGDADSLAMTNTAAEALEVKEKQKPSFELSGKLAEETNKVGGITLLYSEPPEARKSDIRWRLYVFKGGEALNEPLYVHRMSHYLFGRERRIADIPTDHPSCSKQHAVLQYRLIEKEQPDGMMSKQVRPYLMDLGSTNGTFINEDRIESHRYYELFERDNIKFGNSSREYVLLHENSTD from the exons ATGGCTTCTACTGTGGACCGGAGGGATCAATCCTCCCGGAGGTCGGGGCACACGAGGTCTCGTTCTCCAGCGAGGGAGCGTGTGTCGCCTCCACGCAAGCAGAGCCCGCCAGCTCGGAGGGAGAGGTCACGGCCTGAGAGGACTGGCTCGCCTAGGAGGTCAGGGCACACAAGGTCCCGTTCTCCGGCCAGGGAGCGCGTGTCGCCTCCACGCAAGCACAGCCCGTCAGCTCGGAGGGAGAGGTCACATGCTGAGAGAAGTGGCTCACCTAGGAGGCGGTCCCCTGTTAAGGCTAGCCTTTCACATAGGGAGAGGTCGCCACAGAGAGAGAAGGTGAAGGAACGGGTGAGGTCGCCGAAACATGCACGGTCGCCGTCACCTGCTGGGAAACGGGAGTCTCGGTCGCTCTCACCGCGCTCCAAGCGACTAAGGAGAGCTCAGGCTGAGCGGGAAGGGGCAGATGTAACTGAGGGTGACCGTCGGAGACCTCCCAGTAGTGAAGACCGGGGCACGCGGAAGCACAGGGAGCGTGATGAGGGGAGGGATGCGTCAAGGGATAGGAAGGTGGAGCTAAAAGATGATAGGAGTGCCTTCACAGGTAGAAGACTGGATGATGATAATGATGGAAGGGGCCACTCAAGAGATAGAAGAACTGACAGGGATGATCGGTCAGGTGCTTCGAGAGAGGCACGATCAGGCCGGGACGACGACAGACATGATTCAAGAGGGAAAAGGTCGGATCCAGACCGAAAAGGTGGTTTCAGGGAGCAAAGAACAGATCAAAGTCCCAGAAGGGATTCCGTGCGAGATAGAATGGCAGACCGGGATGAGAACAATGGTGGATCAGGACGATCATCTAGGCGTGGCCGATCAGGGTCTCCAGAAGAGCATAGACATAGGGGCAGACATGAATCTCACACATCACCACGGGCATCCAGAAGTGCAGCACATCGTGAG GATACAAGCTCTAGACTGGATGTAGCATCCCG GAGTGGTGATGCTGATTCATTGGCAATGACGAATACTGCTGCAGAAGCTCTGGAGGTGAAAGAAAAG CAAAAACCATCATTTGAGTTGTCTGGAAAGCTTGCCGAGGAGACTAACAAAGTTGGAG gtATAACTTTGTTGTATTCAGAACCTCCAGAGGCTCGCAAATCAGATATTAGATGGAGACTCTATGTATTCAAGGGCGGTGAAGCACTGAATG AACCGTTGTATGTTCATCGCATGAGCCACTACCTTTTTGGAAGGGAAAGGAGGATTGCAGACATCCCCACCGACCATCCCTCCTGCAGCAAGCAACACGCGGTTCTTCAATATAG ACTTATAGAGAAGGAGCAACCAGATGGCATGATGTCAAAGCAAGTGAG GCCTTATCTGATGGATCTTGGTAGTACCAATGGGACTTTCATCAAT GAGGATCGCATTGAGTCCCACCGCTACTATGAACTCTTTGAAAGGGACAACATTAAGTTTGGCAACAGTAG CCGGGAGTACGTGTTGCTCCATGAGAACTCGACGGACTGA